A window of the Cicer arietinum cultivar CDC Frontier isolate Library 1 chromosome 6, Cicar.CDCFrontier_v2.0, whole genome shotgun sequence genome harbors these coding sequences:
- the LOC101511110 gene encoding PLASMODESMATA CALLOSE-BINDING PROTEIN 1-like, giving the protein MASPKLISVMSMLVTTMVLINVMIVGAAKTWCVAKKGADTTTLLSALNYACGAGADCEPIQSTGLCFNPDTVEGHASYAFNSYYQIQKQADGSCDFGGSATTVEIDPSYEKCVYPSS; this is encoded by the exons ATGGCCTCACCAAAGTTGATTTCAGTTATGTCAATGCTTGTGACAACCATGGTTTTGATTAATGTGATGATTGTTGGAGCAGCAAAAACATGGTGTGTGGCAAAGAAGGGAGCTGATACCACAACATTACTTAGTGCTTTAAATTATGCATGTGGAGCTGGAGCTGATTGTGAGCCTATTCAGTCCACTGGACTTTGTTTTAATCCAGACACTGTTGAAGGACATGCTTCCTATGCTTTTAATAGTTACTATCAAATTCAGAAGCAAGCCGATGGCTCTTGCGATTTTGGTGGCAGTGCAACCACTGTTGAAATTGATCCAA GTTATGAAAAGTGCGTATATCCATCTTCCTGA